The proteins below are encoded in one region of Streptomyces cyanogenus:
- a CDS encoding ATP-binding cassette domain-containing protein has translation MTLVELTDVSKHYGSVRALEGVSLEVRAGEITCVLGDNGAGKSTLIKMIAGLHRHDGGTLRIEGEETTLSSPREALDRGIATVYQDLAVVPLMPVWRNFFLGSEPRRGAGPFKRLDTDLMRRTTREALLRMGIDLRDVDQPIGTLSGGERQCVAIARAVHFGAKVLVLDEPTAALGVKQSGVVLKYVAAARDEGLGVVLITHNPHHAYLVGDRFVLLRRGTMVGNHTRDEITLDDLTQQMAGGSDLDALRHELHRG, from the coding sequence GTGACACTCGTGGAGCTGACCGACGTCAGCAAGCACTACGGCAGCGTCCGCGCCCTGGAAGGGGTCTCCCTGGAGGTCCGCGCGGGCGAGATCACCTGCGTCCTCGGGGACAACGGCGCGGGCAAGTCCACGCTGATCAAGATGATCGCGGGCCTGCACCGGCACGACGGCGGCACCCTGCGCATCGAGGGCGAGGAGACGACCCTGTCCTCCCCGCGCGAGGCCCTGGACCGGGGCATCGCCACGGTCTACCAGGACCTGGCCGTCGTCCCGCTCATGCCGGTCTGGCGCAACTTCTTCCTCGGCTCCGAGCCTCGCAGGGGCGCCGGCCCCTTCAAGCGCCTGGACACCGATCTCATGCGCCGCACCACCCGCGAGGCGCTGCTCCGTATGGGTATCGACCTCCGGGACGTCGACCAGCCCATCGGCACCCTCTCCGGCGGCGAACGCCAGTGCGTGGCCATCGCCCGCGCGGTGCACTTCGGCGCCAAGGTCCTGGTGCTGGACGAGCCGACGGCGGCACTGGGCGTGAAGCAGTCCGGTGTGGTGCTGAAGTATGTGGCGGCGGCACGGGACGAGGGCCTGGGCGTTGTGTTGATCACCCACAACCCGCATCACGCGTACTTGGTGGGAGACCGTTTCGTGCTGCTGAGGCGCGGCACCATGGTGGGCAACCACACACGGGACGAGATCACACTGGACGACCTGACGCAGCAGATGGCGGGAGGATCCGACCTGGACGCCCTCCGCCACGAACTGCACAGAGGCTGA
- a CDS encoding ROK family glucokinase: MSTYRDLTAPIGSRRAPVLRTVGTRERRSHLTAPRVPTVGIDIGGTKVMAGVVDADGNILEKLRTETPDKSKSPKVVEDTIVELVLDLSDRHDVHAVGIGAAGWVDADRNRVLFAPHLSWRNEPLRDRIAGRLAVPVLVDNDANTAAWAEWRFGAGRGEDHLVMITLGTGIGGAILEDGQVKRGKFGVAGEFGHMQVVPGGHRCPCGNRGCWEQYSSGNALVREARELAAADSPVAYGIIEHVKGNIHEITGPMITELAREGDAMCIELLQDIGQWLGVGIANLAAALDPSCFVIGGGVSAADDLLIGPARDAFKRHLTGRGYRPEARITRAQLGPEAGMVGAADLARLVARRFRRAKRRRVERYERYERYVQSRRDRDSA; the protein is encoded by the coding sequence ATGAGCACCTACCGCGACCTCACGGCCCCCATCGGCTCCCGCCGAGCCCCCGTCCTGCGCACGGTGGGTACCCGGGAACGCCGGTCACATCTGACAGCCCCCCGGGTCCCCACGGTCGGCATCGACATCGGGGGCACCAAGGTCATGGCGGGCGTCGTGGACGCCGACGGCAACATCCTGGAGAAGCTCCGCACGGAGACCCCGGACAAGTCCAAGAGTCCCAAGGTCGTCGAGGACACCATCGTCGAGCTGGTGCTGGACCTGTCCGACCGGCACGACGTGCACGCGGTCGGCATCGGCGCCGCCGGCTGGGTCGACGCCGACCGCAACCGCGTCCTGTTCGCCCCCCACCTGTCCTGGCGCAACGAACCCCTGCGCGACCGCATCGCCGGCCGGCTCGCGGTGCCGGTCCTGGTGGACAACGACGCCAACACCGCCGCCTGGGCGGAGTGGCGCTTCGGCGCCGGCCGCGGCGAGGACCACCTGGTGATGATCACCCTGGGCACCGGCATCGGCGGCGCCATCCTGGAGGACGGCCAGGTCAAGCGGGGCAAGTTCGGGGTCGCCGGCGAGTTCGGCCACATGCAGGTCGTGCCCGGCGGGCACCGCTGCCCGTGCGGCAACCGCGGCTGCTGGGAGCAGTACAGCTCCGGCAACGCGCTCGTCCGCGAGGCCAGGGAGCTGGCCGCGGCCGACTCGCCGGTGGCCTACGGGATCATCGAGCACGTCAAGGGCAACATCCACGAGATCACCGGCCCGATGATCACCGAGCTGGCCCGCGAGGGCGACGCGATGTGCATCGAGCTGCTCCAGGACATCGGCCAGTGGCTCGGCGTCGGCATCGCCAACCTCGCGGCGGCGCTCGACCCGTCCTGCTTCGTGATCGGCGGCGGCGTCAGCGCCGCCGACGACCTGCTCATCGGCCCCGCCCGGGACGCCTTCAAGCGCCACCTCACCGGCCGGGGCTACCGCCCCGAGGCCCGCATCACCCGCGCCCAGCTCGGGCCCGAGGCGGGCATGGTGGGCGCCGCCGACCTGGCCCGGCTGGTCGCGCGCCGGTTCCGCCGGGCCAAGCGGCGCCGCGTGGAGCGCTACGAGCGCTACGAGCGCTACGTCCAGTCCCGCCGCGACCGGGACAGCGCATGA
- a CDS encoding sugar kinase, with amino-acid sequence MTPSLPHQGGPPDEPRRPAEDPRHKARRRALTLLIIVLLIGVPAGYLVISANQSRNSGKDKEAKYSATGLTPGWPSKVQRRLYQVTVPHPADDIASYETNNWKTSRLYVQFRTNPAGLDSFLGAMGVRREQLKKDEIAVGERDRKVSGWTFGGPGPWWGLTHEQKNPAPTQDVVVNLSDPEHPMVFVVSRTVP; translated from the coding sequence ATGACGCCGTCGCTGCCCCACCAGGGCGGCCCGCCGGACGAACCCCGGCGGCCCGCCGAGGACCCCCGGCACAAGGCCAGACGCCGGGCGCTCACCCTGCTGATCATCGTCCTGCTCATCGGCGTCCCGGCCGGCTACCTGGTGATCTCCGCGAACCAGAGCCGCAACAGCGGCAAGGACAAGGAGGCGAAGTACTCGGCGACCGGCCTCACCCCGGGCTGGCCCTCGAAGGTGCAGCGCCGCCTGTACCAGGTGACCGTCCCGCACCCCGCCGACGACATCGCCTCCTACGAGACGAACAACTGGAAGACCAGCCGCCTCTACGTCCAGTTCCGCACCAACCCCGCGGGTCTGGACAGCTTCCTGGGGGCCATGGGCGTCCGCCGGGAGCAGCTGAAGAAGGACGAGATCGCGGTCGGCGAACGGGACCGGAAGGTCAGCGGCTGGACCTTCGGCGGCCCGGGCCCCTGGTGGGGCCTGACCCACGAGCAGAAGAACCCGGCGCCCACCCAGGACGTGGTCGTCAACCTGTCCGACCCGGAGCATCCGATGGTGTTCGTGGTCTCCCGCACGGTGCCGTAG
- a CDS encoding DEAD/DEAH box helicase, producing MSGTAAVAERTGNAPHPGTGTGAETGHPVPVRLASVYLPAPLPREGRLAFWSPDGDPLPAGTGCAPRELTVVRRHGAGVRRRQVPALTLPLAEALPLLVRARRDPAAHPATACWGAAALHALRLAARGRLLPGLTPGGHDAWRAGPLEPDDIAHLRAVAAALPPEGHAVPLPGPGPLRLPEPEALVRSFLDAVADTLPRTPAAPCTAGRPFAAREPQTLPEAHAWAAEVAAGMDAGVRISLRLDLSAYDVFDAGAHEGTRAAGAAIVQVHSLADPTLVADAAALWTGEADPAFGPRARVDAALAVRRAARVWPPLDRLAEQDAPDVLALSEDELGELLGVAASRLAAAGVAVHWPRDLARDLTATAVVRPAPGSATDGTGFFESEELLRFRWQLALGGDPLSEAEMDTLAEAHRPVVRLRDRWVLVDPALVRKARKRELGLLDPVDALSVALTGTAEVDGETVEAVPAGALAALRDRLTAGLRPAEPPPGLAATLRDYQLRGLAWLDLMTSLGLGGCLADDMGLGKTVTLIALHLKRARTEPTLVVCPASLLGNWEREIRRFAPGVPVRRFHGQGRSLHGLDGGFVLTTYGTMRSAAVRLADQRWGMVVADEAQHVKNPYSATAKALRTIPAPARVALTGTPVENNLSELWALLDWTTPGLLGPLKSFRARHARAVENGEDDEAVERLARLVRPFLLRRRKSDPGIVPELPPKTETDHPVPLTREQAALYEAVVRESMLAIETAEGIARRGLVLKLLGALKQICDHPALYLKEEAHPDRLAARSGKLALLDELLDTLLAEDGSALVFTQYVGMARLITAHLSARAIPVDLLHGGTPVPERERMVDRFQNGETPVLVLSLKAAGTGLNLTRAGHVVHFDRWWNPAVEEQATDRAYRIGQTQPVQVHRLVTEGTVEDRIAEMLAAKRALADAILGSGETALTELTDRELSDLVSLRRTP from the coding sequence ATGAGCGGCACGGCTGCGGTGGCCGAGCGCACGGGGAACGCCCCGCACCCCGGGACGGGGACGGGGGCGGAGACCGGGCACCCGGTCCCGGTGCGCCTCGCGTCCGTCTACCTCCCCGCGCCCCTGCCGCGCGAGGGCCGCCTCGCCTTCTGGTCCCCGGACGGCGACCCGCTGCCCGCCGGGACCGGGTGCGCCCCGCGGGAGCTGACGGTCGTACGACGCCACGGCGCCGGTGTGCGCCGCCGGCAGGTGCCCGCGCTGACCCTGCCGCTCGCCGAGGCCCTGCCGCTGCTGGTCCGCGCCCGGCGCGACCCGGCCGCCCACCCGGCCACCGCCTGCTGGGGCGCCGCCGCCCTGCACGCACTGCGGCTCGCCGCCCGCGGCCGGCTGCTGCCCGGCCTCACCCCGGGCGGCCACGACGCCTGGCGGGCCGGCCCGCTGGAGCCCGACGACATCGCCCACCTGCGCGCCGTCGCCGCCGCCCTGCCGCCCGAGGGTCACGCCGTGCCCCTCCCCGGTCCGGGCCCGCTCCGCCTGCCCGAGCCGGAGGCCCTGGTCCGCTCCTTCCTGGACGCGGTCGCCGACACCCTGCCCCGCACGCCCGCCGCCCCCTGCACCGCCGGCCGGCCGTTCGCCGCCCGCGAGCCGCAGACCCTGCCCGAGGCCCACGCCTGGGCGGCCGAGGTCGCCGCCGGGATGGACGCGGGTGTGCGGATCTCGCTCCGCCTGGACCTGTCCGCGTACGACGTCTTCGACGCCGGCGCGCACGAGGGGACGCGCGCCGCGGGCGCGGCGATCGTGCAGGTGCACAGCCTCGCCGACCCCACCCTGGTGGCCGACGCGGCGGCCCTGTGGACGGGGGAGGCCGACCCGGCGTTCGGACCCCGCGCACGCGTGGACGCGGCCCTCGCCGTCCGGCGCGCCGCCCGCGTGTGGCCGCCCCTGGACCGCCTCGCCGAACAGGACGCGCCCGACGTCCTCGCCCTGTCCGAGGACGAACTGGGCGAGCTGCTCGGCGTGGCGGCGAGCCGGCTGGCCGCCGCCGGGGTCGCCGTGCACTGGCCCCGCGACCTCGCCCGCGACCTGACCGCCACCGCGGTGGTCCGCCCGGCGCCCGGCTCGGCGACCGACGGCACCGGCTTCTTCGAGAGCGAGGAACTGCTCCGGTTCCGCTGGCAGCTGGCGCTCGGCGGCGATCCGCTGAGCGAGGCCGAGATGGACACCCTCGCCGAGGCCCACCGCCCGGTCGTACGGCTCCGGGACCGCTGGGTGCTGGTCGACCCCGCCCTCGTGCGCAAGGCCCGCAAGCGCGAACTCGGCCTGCTCGACCCGGTCGACGCGCTGTCCGTCGCCCTCACCGGTACCGCCGAGGTCGACGGCGAGACCGTCGAGGCCGTCCCCGCGGGCGCGCTGGCCGCCCTCCGCGACCGCCTCACCGCGGGCCTGCGCCCCGCCGAACCGCCGCCCGGACTCGCCGCCACCCTCCGCGACTACCAGCTGCGCGGCCTGGCCTGGCTGGACCTGATGACCTCCCTCGGCCTCGGCGGCTGCCTCGCCGACGACATGGGCCTCGGCAAGACCGTCACCCTCATCGCCCTGCACCTCAAGCGGGCCCGCACCGAGCCGACCCTCGTGGTCTGCCCGGCCTCCCTGCTCGGCAACTGGGAGCGGGAGATCAGGCGGTTCGCGCCCGGCGTCCCCGTCCGCCGCTTCCACGGCCAGGGCCGCAGTCTGCACGGACTCGACGGCGGCTTCGTCCTCACCACGTACGGCACCATGCGCTCCGCCGCGGTCCGGCTCGCCGACCAGCGCTGGGGCATGGTCGTCGCCGACGAGGCCCAGCACGTGAAGAACCCCTACTCGGCCACCGCGAAGGCGCTGCGCACCATCCCGGCTCCCGCGCGCGTGGCGCTCACCGGCACCCCCGTGGAGAACAACCTCTCCGAGCTGTGGGCCCTGCTCGACTGGACCACCCCCGGGCTCCTCGGCCCGCTGAAGTCGTTCCGCGCCCGGCACGCGCGGGCGGTGGAGAACGGGGAGGACGACGAGGCGGTCGAGCGCCTGGCCCGGCTGGTGCGGCCGTTCCTCCTGCGCCGCAGGAAGTCCGACCCCGGCATCGTCCCCGAGCTGCCGCCCAAGACCGAGACGGACCACCCGGTGCCGCTCACCCGTGAACAGGCCGCGCTGTACGAGGCGGTGGTGCGTGAGTCGATGCTGGCCATCGAGACCGCCGAGGGCATCGCCCGCCGGGGCCTGGTGCTGAAGCTGCTGGGCGCGCTGAAGCAGATCTGCGACCATCCGGCGCTGTACCTGAAGGAGGAAGCGCACCCCGACCGGCTCGCCGCCCGCTCCGGCAAACTCGCCCTCCTCGACGAGCTGTTGGACACCCTGCTCGCCGAGGACGGCTCGGCGCTCGTCTTCACCCAGTACGTCGGCATGGCCCGCCTCATCACCGCCCACCTGTCGGCCCGCGCGATCCCGGTGGACCTGCTGCACGGCGGCACCCCGGTCCCGGAACGCGAGCGCATGGTGGACCGCTTCCAGAACGGCGAGACCCCGGTCCTGGTGCTGTCCCTGAAGGCCGCCGGCACCGGCCTGAACCTGACCCGCGCGGGCCACGTCGTCCACTTCGACCGCTGGTGGAACCCGGCCGTGGAGGAACAGGCCACCGACCGCGCGTACCGCATCGGGCAGACCCAGCCGGTCCAGGTCCACCGCCTGGTGACCGAGGGCACGGTGGAGGACCGCATCGCCGAGATGCTCGCCGCCAAGCGTGCCCTGGCCGACGCCATCCTCGGTTCCGGCGAGACCGCCCTCACCGAGCTGACGGACCGTGAACTGTCCGATCTCGTCTCGCTGCGGAGGACGCCATGA